In a genomic window of Choristoneura fumiferana chromosome 19, NRCan_CFum_1, whole genome shotgun sequence:
- the LOC141438745 gene encoding carbonyl reductase [NADPH] 1-like, whose protein sequence is MSNNVAVVTGANKGLGFEIVRELCEQFDGTVYLTSRDATRGLEACKQLENLGLKPAYHQLDVTDFDSGKRFCDYIKEKHGQIKILVNNAGILFLKDSPESKTYQAEQTLSVNFFSLVRFTEAILPYIENGGSIVNISSSSGHLSRIPSIELKARISREDLTLEELKALMNEYVDAVREGRDEKEGWGSSPYVVSKVGVNAYTFMLHRRLTDRDIAVNCVHPGYVQSDMTRGAGSVRPRTAAGLPARAALRPPRGQFLWHTGAAVPWDGSDPRGYIDGMNA, encoded by the exons ATGTCGAATAACGTAGCAGTTGTAACTGGAGCAAATAAAGGACTCGGATTCGAAATAGTGAGAGAATTGTGCGAGCAATTTGATGGCACAGTTTATTTGACATCAAGAGATGCAACAAGAGGTTTGGAAGCGTGCAAACAATTGGAAAATTTGGGCCTCAAACCTGCTTACCATCAACTGGACGTAACCGACTTTGACAGTGGCAAACGATTCTGCGAttatattaaagaaaaacacGGTCAAATAAAGATACTAGTGAATAACGCGGGAATACTTTTTCTCAAAGATTCGCCAGAATCAAAGACGTACCAAGCGGAACAAACTTTGTCAGTGAATTTCTTTTCCCTTGTGCGCTTTACCGAAGCAATTTTGCCTTACATTGAAAACGGTGGTTCCATAGTCAACATCTCGAGTTCCTCAGGGCACTTGTCTAGAATACCTTCTATTGAATTGAAGGCGAGAATCAGCAGAGAAGATTTGACTTTGGAAGAATTAAAGGCGTTGATGAACGAGTATGTTGATGCGGTTAGAGAAGGAAGGGATGAGAAAGAGGGATGGGGTAGCTCCCCTTACGTAGTGTCTAAAGTTGGTGTCAATGCTTACACGTTTATGTTACATCGCAGACTGACTGACAGGG ACATAGCAGTGAACTGCGTGCACCCAGGCTACGTGCAGTCCGACATGACGCGGGGCGCCGGGTCCGTGCGCCCGCGCACCGCCGCGGGTTTGCCTGCGCGGGCGGCGCTGCGGCCGCCACGCGGGCAGTTCCTGTGGCACACGGGCGCCGCCGTGCCGTGGGACGGTTCCGACCCGAGAGGGTACATCGACGGCATGAATGCTTAa
- the LOC141438740 gene encoding LOW QUALITY PROTEIN: uncharacterized protein (The sequence of the model RefSeq protein was modified relative to this genomic sequence to represent the inferred CDS: inserted 2 bases in 2 codons) encodes MSVLNQSGEEQVECPLCMEPLEVDDLHFYPCTCGYQICRFCWNRIREGENGLCPACRKAYPENPADFTPLSQEQVAAIKTEKKAREQKRRNKTLESRRALANVRVVQNNLVFVVGLPVRLADPEILKRQEYFGKYGKIHKVVINQSTTYAGSQGPSASAYVTYVSPADALRAIQGVNNVALDGRVLKGSLGTTKYCANFMKNQPCPKPDCMYLHELGDPKASFTKEEMHAGLHQVYERKLHNQLLQAQRDKPEEKHAASGNSSTNAEKNSSKEGNPSNFIPTTVVTSSHINVVSSSKSKKDSVNISNGSNGIEASNSNGLSVNGNGNGKEAWPSLGSSPPSDSPARKQSSPKPQQSQVKSQENGTSESSSPTQQMQQQQQQQPAQTRSKEHTDTRIRHKDNTQTKKNKTDSKKRNSIHVNHDTEDHKPASITQSSVFENDTQYLSNELDELESDRHSLLENHDLLDNSDHSLLEDDTHNLLDDVNNQIIMLQIPHKNNMLSGLLDNDHLLPQMKSPMMNGYGLTDRDTMSYIGNDRHSQISQGMMEKELLVRERSRSEMLMRNELMARHXPSKPYMSQGNGPLVSNAELLGANYHSRPALLPFGLRVEHAAPLPSMAAIQYSVHSQIANGFDQPHSSLQNEGRYLAENMDKFFTDFHKAQQMRLLLARAPEHAHAPRHYPLDEHKQRMGAGGSMSMAGAGAGAGAGAEAAARAAGDADDDLDFDPFKETQKALAEMMETEMMQNTSGDNMERVRRARLPPPGFAHAAFPPPAHHMHQHQHQHQHQHHQGYSNNTASYSDWTQMDPAIMSTSVNFGKPPPGTGAGAGAGAGAGGLSAQQQELWARFNQLGQQPPNGAKLPLPWGNKLGWGSPHLPLNNIPXPPGFSPAKPPQHPAECIDAK; translated from the exons ATGTCAGTGTTGAATCAGAGTGGAGAAGAACAG GTGGAATGTCCACTGTGTATGGAACCACTGGAGGTGGACGATCTCCACTTCTACCCGTGCACATGTGGATATCAA ATATGCCGGTTTTGCTGGAACCGTATTCGGGAAGGCGAGAACGGCCTCTGTCCGGCCTGTCGGAAGGCCTACCCGGAAAACCCGGCAGACTTCACTCCGCTCAGTCAAGAGCAG GTGGCAGCAATAAAGACGGAGAAGAAGGCGCGAGAGCAGAAGCGGCGGAACAAGACGCTGGAGTCGCGGCGGGCGCTCGCGAACGTTCGCGTCGTGCAGAACAACCTCGTGTTCGTGGTGGGGCTGCCCGTGCGGCTCGCCGACCCCGAG ATCCTAAAAAGACAGGAGTACTTTGGCAAATATGGCAAAATTCACAAAGTAGTTATAAACCAAAGTACGACGTATGCAGGTTCACAG GGTCCGTCGGCGTCAGCGTACGTGACATACGTGTCGCCGGCGGACGCGCTGCGCGCGATCCAGGGCGTCAACAACGTGGCGCTGGACGGACGCGTGCTCAAGGGCTCGCTCGGCACCACCAAGTACTGCGCCAACTTCATGAAGAACCAGCCCTGCCCCAAGCCCGACTGCATGTATCTGCACGAGCTAG GTGATCCGAAGGCGTCGTTTACGAAGGAAGAAATGCATGCGGGATTGCACCAAGTGTATGAACGCAAGTTGCATAATCAGCTGCTGCAGGCACAGCGGGATAAGCCAGAGGAGAAGCACGCCGCGTCAG GTAATTCTAGTACGAATGCAGAAAAGAATAGTTCTAAAGAAG GTAATCCATCGAACTTCATACCAACAACAGTGGTCACATCGTCTCATATAAATGTAGTCAGTTCGTCTAA ATCAAAGAAAGATTCAGTTAATATTAGCAACGGTAGCAACGGTATAGAAGCCAGCAATAGTAACGGGTTGAGTGTCAACGGCAACGGCAACGGCAAAGAGGCGTGGCCCAGTCTCGGCTCCTCCCCGCCCTCGGATAGCCCCGCCCGGAAACAGAGCAGTCCCAAGCCACAACAAAGTCAGG TTAAGTCACAAGAAAACGGCACATCAGAATCTTCCAGTCCCACACAACAAATGCAACAGCAACAACAGCAACAGCCCGCGCAAACTAGAAGCAAAGAGCACACCGACACGCGCATACGGCACAAAGACAACACACAGACCAAGAAAAACAAAACCGACAGCAAAAAGAGAAATAGTATTCACGTCAACCACGACACAGAAGACCACAAGCCCGCAAGCATCACACAAAGCTCCGTATTCGAAAACGACACACAGTACCTATCAAACGAACTAGACGAATTAGAGTCGGACCGACACAGCCTTTTAGAAAACCACGACTTATTAGACAACAGCGATCACAGTTTGTTAGAAGACGACACACATAACCTCCTAGACGACGTCAACAATCAGATAATAATGCTCCAGATACCACATAAGAATAACATGCTCTCGGGTCTACTAGATAACGaccatttattgccacaaatgAAGAGCCCGATGATGAACGGGTACGGGCTCACAGATAGAGATACTATGAGTTATATAGGTAATGATAGACATAGTCAAATTAGCCAAGGGATGATGGAGAAGGAATTGTTGGTGCGGGAACGCAGTCGCAGCGAGATGCTGATGCGGAATGAGTTGATGGCTCGCC GACCCTCGAAGCCCTACATGTCGCAGGGAAACGGGCCTCTCGTCTCCAATGCCGAATTATTAG GTGCTAATTACCACAGTCGGCCGGCGCTGCTGCCGTTCGGTCTGCGCGTGGAGCACGCGGCGCCGCTGCCCAGCATGGCCGCCATTCAGTACAGTGTGCACTCGCAGATAGCTAACGGGTTCGACCAGCCGCACTCCTCG CTGCAGAACGAAGGTCGCTACCTCGCAGAGAACATGGACAAATTCTTCACGGACTTCCATAAGGCGCAACAGATGCGTCTGCTGCTCGCGCGAGCGCCCGAACACGCGCATGCGCCGAGACACTACCCGCTCGACGAACATAAGCAGAG GATGGGTGCGGGAGGCAGCATGAGCATGGCGggtgcgggcgcgggcgcgggcgcgggcgcggaggcggcggcgcgggcggccggCGACGCCGACGACGACCTCGACTTTGACCCCTTCAAGGAGACGCAGAAGGCCCTCGCGGAAATGATGGAGACGGAAATGATGCAAAACACTAGCGG TGACAATATGGAgcgcgtgcggcgcgcgcggcTGCCGCCGCCGGGCTTCGCGCACGCCGCCTtcccgccgcccgcgcaccaCATGCACCAGCACCAGCACCAGCACCAGCACCAGCACCACCAAG GGTACAGCAACAACACGGCGTCATACAGCGACTGGACGCAGATGGACCCGGCCATCATGTCGACGTCGGTGAACTTCGGCAAGCCGCCGCCGGGCacgggcgccggcgccggcgcgggcgcgggcgcgggcgggctCTCCGCGCAGCAACAGGAACTATGGGCGCGCTTCAACCAGCTCGGCCAGCAGCCCCCCAACGGCGCCAAGCTTCCCCTCCCCTGGGGCAACAAGCTCGGCTGGGGCTCTCCCCACCTCCCACTCAACAACATCC CTCCCCCCGGCTTCTCCCCCGCCAAACCGCCCCAGCACCCCGCCGAGTGCATCGACGCCAAGTAA